A stretch of bacterium DNA encodes these proteins:
- a CDS encoding glutamine--tRNA ligase/YqeY domain fusion protein — MTSNETPSQTNFVKQIINEHNRTGRFEQRVHTRFPPEPNGYLHIGHAKSICLNFGIATEYGGLCNLRFDDTNPTKEDVEYVDSIKEDIRWLGFDWGDREYFASDYFETLYEYALTLIKAGKAYVCELSGEQIREYRGTLTEAGKESPFRNRSVDENLDLFERMRKGEFADGSHTLRAKIDMASPNLNMRDPVMYRILHATHHRTGDAWCIYPMYDWAHGQSDSIEGITHSICTLEFEDHRPLYDWYVDQLGIHHPQQIEFARLNITYTVMSKRKLLQLVKDGLVDGWDDPRMPTISGLRRRGFTPASIRDFAERVGVAKKNSTVEVALLEHCVREDLNAHALRVMGVLDPLKVVLTNYPEDQVEEMDAVNNPEDESAGKRKVPFSRELYIERDDFMEDPPRKFFRLAPGREVRLRYGYIIKCEEVIKDADGNITELHCTYDPQTRSGMPDANRRVKGTLHWVSAQHALDAEVRLYEQLFDKEDPDAVEEGRTWLDNINPASLSLVQAKVEPSLREAVPGTHFQFERKGYFTVDSKHSAPGAPVFNRTVTLRDTWAKINKQK, encoded by the coding sequence GACCCCTTCGCAGACCAATTTCGTCAAGCAGATCATCAACGAACACAATCGGACGGGACGATTTGAGCAGCGCGTTCACACGCGATTTCCGCCCGAACCGAACGGCTATCTGCATATTGGCCATGCAAAGTCCATCTGCCTGAATTTCGGCATTGCCACGGAGTACGGCGGACTCTGCAACCTTCGTTTCGACGACACGAACCCCACGAAAGAGGATGTGGAGTACGTGGACTCCATCAAGGAGGATATCCGCTGGCTCGGTTTTGACTGGGGCGACCGCGAGTACTTTGCATCCGATTATTTCGAGACGCTGTATGAATACGCGCTCACACTGATCAAAGCCGGCAAGGCGTATGTTTGCGAACTGAGTGGGGAGCAGATACGGGAGTACCGCGGCACGCTCACTGAAGCCGGGAAGGAGAGTCCTTTCCGGAATCGCAGTGTCGACGAAAACCTGGACTTGTTCGAGCGCATGCGCAAGGGCGAATTTGCTGACGGTTCACATACGCTGCGCGCAAAAATCGACATGGCTTCGCCGAACCTGAATATGCGCGACCCGGTCATGTACCGCATCCTGCATGCGACACATCATCGCACCGGTGACGCCTGGTGTATTTATCCGATGTACGACTGGGCGCACGGGCAGTCGGACAGCATCGAGGGGATTACGCATTCCATCTGCACGCTCGAATTCGAGGACCATCGTCCCCTCTACGACTGGTATGTCGATCAGCTCGGCATCCACCATCCCCAGCAGATAGAGTTCGCTCGGTTGAATATCACGTATACGGTCATGAGCAAGCGCAAACTGCTTCAGCTCGTGAAAGACGGACTGGTTGATGGCTGGGACGATCCACGGATGCCGACGATTTCCGGGCTTCGTCGTCGTGGTTTCACACCTGCGTCCATTCGAGATTTCGCGGAGCGTGTCGGTGTGGCAAAGAAGAATTCCACGGTCGAAGTCGCCCTGCTCGAGCATTGCGTGCGCGAAGATCTCAACGCTCACGCGCTGCGTGTGATGGGAGTACTCGATCCGCTTAAAGTCGTGCTCACGAATTATCCGGAAGACCAGGTCGAGGAAATGGATGCCGTCAACAATCCTGAGGATGAGTCCGCCGGCAAGCGCAAAGTCCCGTTTTCACGCGAGCTCTATATCGAGCGCGATGACTTCATGGAAGATCCCCCGCGGAAGTTTTTCCGCCTCGCACCCGGTCGCGAAGTGCGTCTGCGCTACGGCTATATCATCAAGTGTGAAGAGGTGATCAAGGATGCCGATGGCAATATCACGGAGCTGCACTGCACCTATGACCCGCAGACACGCAGCGGCATGCCCGACGCCAACCGCCGCGTCAAGGGCACCCTTCACTGGGTGAGCGCGCAGCATGCGCTCGATGCCGAAGTTCGTCTCTACGAGCAGCTTTTCGACAAGGAAGATCCCGATGCAGTGGAGGAGGGCCGTACCTGGCTCGACAACATCAATCCCGCATCGCTTTCGCTGGTGCAGGCAAAGGTCGAACCGTCGCTGCGGGAGGCTGTTCCCGGCACGCATTTCCAGTTCGAGCGCAAGGGATATTTTACCGTCGATTCGAAGCATTCGGCACCCGGCGCCCCTGTATTCAATCGAACGGTGACCTTGCGTGACACCTGGGCGAAGATCAACAAGCAGAAATAA
- a CDS encoding NAD-dependent epimerase/dehydratase family protein, protein MNIAITGATGFIGSHLVDRMLEEGHQVRALVRKSSNLRWLEGKAVELIEGDIRDASSLENFIRDADYIYHIAGVVKARDRAGYFDGNEKATENMLTAAEQFAPKLKRFLYVSSQTAAGPSPSLDRPVREEDEPRPITTYGESKIAAEQAVRARSARLPWTIVRPPAMYGPRDTEIFIYFQTIAKHLDSMIGFDDKRLSLLHAFDLVQGMVLAAEADNSVGETYFIASEEFVSWPQVGGVTKEVMDTWAVTVRLPHAIVYTVAAIAQVVAAMQRKPATLNLEKARDITQRYWTCDISKAKNELGYRQQVSLEEGIRGTVEWYREQGWLK, encoded by the coding sequence ATGAACATAGCAATTACGGGAGCAACAGGATTCATCGGATCCCACCTGGTGGATCGCATGCTCGAAGAGGGACATCAGGTGCGGGCGCTAGTGCGCAAAAGCAGTAACCTGCGCTGGCTCGAAGGGAAAGCTGTTGAATTGATCGAAGGGGACATCCGCGATGCTTCCTCCCTCGAAAATTTCATTCGTGACGCGGATTACATCTATCATATCGCTGGGGTGGTCAAGGCACGGGACCGTGCGGGATACTTCGACGGCAATGAAAAAGCCACGGAGAACATGCTGACGGCGGCGGAGCAATTTGCACCGAAGCTGAAGCGTTTTCTCTACGTGAGCAGTCAGACTGCCGCGGGTCCTTCACCAAGCCTGGATCGTCCTGTACGGGAAGAGGACGAGCCGCGACCCATCACCACGTATGGGGAAAGCAAGATTGCCGCGGAGCAGGCGGTCCGTGCGCGCAGCGCGCGCCTGCCGTGGACCATCGTGCGTCCCCCGGCCATGTACGGTCCGCGTGATACCGAAATCTTCATTTATTTCCAGACCATCGCGAAACATCTCGATTCCATGATCGGTTTTGACGATAAGCGCCTGAGCCTGCTGCATGCGTTCGATCTCGTGCAGGGTATGGTTCTGGCTGCCGAAGCTGACAACAGTGTGGGGGAAACCTACTTCATTGCGAGTGAGGAATTCGTTTCCTGGCCGCAGGTGGGCGGAGTGACGAAGGAGGTCATGGACACCTGGGCGGTCACGGTGCGTCTGCCGCATGCAATAGTGTATACCGTGGCGGCAATCGCGCAGGTGGTGGCGGCGATGCAGCGCAAGCCTGCAACGCTGAACCTCGAGAAGGCGCGGGATATCACACAGAGGTACTGGACCTGTGACATCTCAAAGGCAAAGAACGAACTGGGATACAGGCAGCAGGTGAGTCTCGAAGAAGGAATTCGCGGCACGGTCGAATGGTACCGCGAACAGGGATGGCTGAAATAA
- the nadD gene encoding nicotinate-nucleotide adenylyltransferase, with protein MNIGIYGGTFNPPHIGHLILAQSAIDALQLDHVLLVPAFRSPFKLQSESLSAEVRAEMVELAVSGNDRIRGEYYEVLKGDVSYTVDTLRHIHDEHPDDELFLLMGEDTFAEFHLWKDPEDILSLATPAVAGRPGYDAAAAGHAYEKAARRFSMPLIDVSSTDIRRRLREGLSIQYLVPWTVQVFIMSQGLYRGEN; from the coding sequence ATGAACATTGGCATCTACGGCGGCACGTTCAATCCCCCGCATATCGGACATCTCATCCTCGCCCAGAGCGCCATCGATGCGCTGCAACTCGACCATGTGCTTCTGGTACCGGCGTTCCGCTCCCCTTTCAAACTCCAGTCAGAAAGTCTCTCCGCGGAAGTCCGCGCGGAAATGGTCGAACTTGCGGTTTCCGGCAACGACCGTATCCGTGGCGAATACTATGAAGTACTCAAGGGAGATGTGTCGTACACGGTCGATACGCTGCGGCATATTCACGACGAGCATCCTGACGATGAACTTTTCCTGCTGATGGGTGAGGACACGTTTGCGGAGTTCCATCTCTGGAAGGATCCGGAGGATATCCTGTCGCTCGCCACTCCTGCAGTTGCGGGAAGACCGGGCTACGATGCCGCCGCCGCGGGACACGCATACGAAAAAGCGGCACGGAGATTTTCCATGCCGCTCATCGATGTTTCTTCAACGGACATTCGGCGCAGGCTGCGGGAAGGACTCTCGATTCAGTACCTTGTGCCGTGGACCGTGCAGGTTTTCATCATGTCGCAGGGACTCTACCGCGGCGAGAACTGA
- a CDS encoding glycosyltransferase family 2 protein yields the protein MQPEVSIIIIHFGSLQLTHALVSQLLALPAVPSREIIVVDNASGDPFPGSVYPTVRVVRLEENRGYGYACNRGAAAASGAFLLICNNDLEFRGNPLPALTERCATEKGIGAVGPALRFPDDRFQLSWGRFPTLLSEFFESRRQQESREGGGSGLRKREQESATVQEVDWVTGACVLVPRQAWDSISGFDERYFFYFEDVDLCMRLRRRGWKVLYDPTVTITHHGGGSNPLANPSIVLSYRREQLRFYARYNSSFSFFLLRRYLLLKFRRLVASGEVSTEFGTEMENLINGFSRNEERRMFHAREKRTS from the coding sequence ATGCAGCCGGAAGTCTCTATCATCATCATCCATTTCGGCAGCCTGCAGCTGACCCATGCGCTGGTCAGCCAGCTGCTGGCGCTGCCCGCAGTGCCCTCGCGGGAAATCATTGTTGTTGACAATGCCTCCGGCGACCCGTTCCCGGGGAGCGTCTATCCCACCGTCCGCGTTGTCCGGCTCGAAGAAAACCGCGGTTACGGTTATGCCTGCAACAGGGGAGCTGCGGCCGCCAGTGGCGCCTTCCTCCTCATCTGCAACAACGACCTGGAATTTCGCGGCAATCCCCTGCCGGCTCTGACCGAACGCTGTGCCACCGAAAAGGGTATCGGCGCGGTGGGGCCCGCACTCCGCTTCCCCGACGACCGTTTTCAGCTTTCCTGGGGACGCTTCCCTACGCTGCTGAGCGAATTCTTTGAAAGCCGACGCCAGCAGGAAAGCCGCGAAGGCGGCGGCAGCGGCCTGCGCAAACGTGAACAGGAGTCTGCCACCGTGCAGGAAGTGGACTGGGTGACCGGAGCCTGCGTCCTTGTCCCGCGCCAGGCCTGGGATTCAATCAGCGGTTTCGACGAACGGTATTTCTTTTATTTCGAGGATGTCGATCTGTGCATGCGGCTTCGTCGCCGCGGGTGGAAGGTGCTGTACGACCCGACAGTGACCATTACGCATCATGGCGGCGGATCCAATCCACTCGCCAATCCTTCGATTGTCCTCTCCTACCGGCGCGAGCAGCTGCGCTTTTACGCGCGCTACAATTCTTCGTTTTCCTTCTTCCTGCTTCGTCGCTACCTTCTCCTCAAGTTCCGGCGCCTGGTCGCCTCAGGCGAGGTGAGCACTGAGTTTGGCACCGAAATGGAGAATCTCATCAACGGCTTTTCAAGAAATGAAGAGCGCCGGATGTTTCATGCACGCGAAAAGAGAACATCATGA